From the genome of Gemmatimonas phototrophica, one region includes:
- the recD gene encoding exodeoxyribonuclease V subunit alpha codes for MSQTVNDSLSVHQVPDISTLDRAFGRYVARGVPDNVAALVAHSAVLVSAERAQGNSCVELLAYTGRPIPDDPSGAMFPEVTAWCSALLASGRCAAVGQQETAALDVTPLVLHGTRLYLRRFFEAERRVATAIRNRLAAPLTVELSRSAPLFRKLFPEASHGVDWQAVAAVAALRSSLVFVTGGPGTGKTTVAARLLALLLNRAPTLFIAVAAPTGRAAARLTEAIGAAVQREQLEELVGTQLPTVGNTLHRLLGYTPWNEQFRYHRGNPLPYDVLIVDEASMVDVLMMDTLFAATRPAARIIVLGDPDQLASVDTGFVLGDVTRAARAAGGAFPEAHSQALSADYGTLSGGSGVLPDAQPIAAPLRDAVVRLRVSYRFGRRPGIGALATATQDGNAQEVLRVLQDAAYEDVALDAPSPIDGVLAPLMPQVHAYLDATSPQEALAAQARFRVLCALRDGDTGVSGVNDAMERWLRQRGFSVTGWYHHRPILVTANDPALRLFNGDVGTTWVEEGVPLVYFPIAGGGVRAVPPSRLPAHETAWAMTVHKAQGSEFDHVRLILPEADTRILTRELLYTGITRARERVSIVGTQEMVRAATQRSVARSSGLVEQLNGP; via the coding sequence ATGAGCCAGACAGTCAATGACTCACTGTCGGTACACCAGGTGCCGGACATCTCGACCCTCGATCGTGCGTTTGGTCGTTATGTCGCCCGTGGGGTGCCGGACAATGTGGCCGCTCTCGTGGCGCATAGCGCGGTGCTGGTGAGTGCGGAGCGTGCGCAGGGGAACAGTTGCGTCGAACTGCTCGCGTATACCGGGCGTCCCATTCCCGATGACCCGTCGGGGGCAATGTTCCCGGAGGTCACGGCCTGGTGCAGCGCACTGCTCGCCAGTGGCCGCTGTGCCGCTGTTGGACAGCAGGAGACCGCGGCGCTCGATGTCACCCCACTCGTGCTCCACGGCACACGGCTCTATCTGCGTCGGTTCTTTGAGGCCGAGCGTCGGGTGGCCACGGCCATTCGAAATCGCCTCGCCGCACCACTTACGGTGGAGCTGTCGCGTTCAGCGCCCCTCTTTCGAAAGCTGTTTCCGGAGGCATCGCACGGCGTGGACTGGCAGGCCGTGGCTGCGGTGGCGGCGCTGCGGTCATCGCTGGTGTTTGTTACCGGCGGGCCGGGCACGGGAAAAACAACCGTGGCCGCGCGGTTGCTCGCGCTGTTGCTGAATCGTGCCCCAACATTGTTCATTGCCGTGGCGGCACCCACCGGTCGCGCGGCCGCGCGCCTGACGGAGGCCATTGGCGCGGCGGTGCAGCGTGAGCAGCTGGAGGAACTGGTCGGCACGCAACTGCCCACGGTCGGGAACACGTTGCATCGATTGCTGGGGTATACCCCGTGGAACGAGCAGTTTCGATATCATCGCGGCAACCCGTTGCCCTATGATGTGTTGATTGTGGATGAAGCCAGTATGGTGGACGTGCTCATGATGGATACGCTCTTTGCGGCCACCCGTCCTGCCGCGCGCATCATTGTTCTGGGCGATCCCGATCAGCTGGCCAGCGTGGATACCGGGTTCGTGCTGGGCGATGTGACACGTGCGGCCCGCGCAGCGGGTGGAGCATTTCCGGAGGCGCATTCGCAGGCGCTGTCGGCCGACTATGGCACATTGAGCGGCGGAAGTGGTGTCTTGCCCGACGCGCAACCGATCGCGGCGCCGCTGCGGGACGCGGTGGTGCGACTGCGCGTGTCCTACCGCTTCGGCCGTCGGCCTGGCATTGGCGCGCTCGCCACCGCAACGCAGGACGGCAATGCGCAGGAAGTACTGCGCGTGCTCCAGGATGCGGCGTACGAGGATGTCGCGTTGGATGCGCCATCACCCATCGACGGCGTACTGGCGCCGTTGATGCCGCAGGTGCACGCGTACCTTGACGCGACCTCCCCGCAGGAGGCGCTGGCCGCGCAGGCACGCTTCCGTGTGCTATGCGCGCTGCGCGACGGCGACACCGGGGTGTCGGGCGTGAACGACGCCATGGAGCGCTGGCTGCGGCAGCGTGGTTTCTCCGTGACGGGATGGTATCATCACCGCCCCATCCTCGTGACGGCGAACGATCCGGCCTTGCGGCTCTTCAATGGCGATGTCGGAACGACATGGGTCGAAGAGGGCGTCCCGCTTGTGTACTTCCCGATTGCCGGAGGCGGTGTGCGCGCGGTACCGCCATCGCGGTTGCCAGCTCACGAAACGGCCTGGGCCATGACGGTCCACAAGGCGCAGGGCTCGGAGTTTGATCATGTCCGCCTGATACTGCCGGAGGCAGACACCCGGATACTCACGCGGGAGTTGTTGTATACCGGCATCACACGCGCCCGCGAGCGCGTGAGCATTGTGGGCACACAGGAGATGGTGAGGGCGGCGACCCAGCGGAGCGTTGCGCGGTCGTCAGGGCTGGTGGAGCAACTGAATGGGCCGTAA
- the recB gene encoding exodeoxyribonuclease V subunit beta has protein sequence MTRTAVPDRTQFAVDTSPFAPGVSLVEASAGTGKTFNIAMSVIRLLLEKDAHGEPVVKDIGNILVVTFTVAATDELVERIRGLLRWAYDVSHGRPTNAPYNTQQLLLRLFDGREEYAQQRLARALAELDTLAVFTIHGFCKRILDEFALESGTAFGATLLEDEEALLLNALQDWWRTRFYADGALAGYAVQRSWQPDTFLSDYRLWARFPDVRVDPTPAFDEARQQAQVAIEAFAAVWDERAFRSLVADMEWTQKSPFHDPAQFDELMSRAAEAQAGRLGAAEVVGRALCVESLQDVVAKRSNAQKAKRDQIAEWPVAQAASRLGATLETMQQAVRVDCLGHVRAWLVEEKRRRNQMGFDDLLESLSTVLAAQGADGLLATAIRSQFHAALIDEFQDTDIHQFRIFDTAFAGRPLFLIGDPKQAIYAFRGADVHAYLAAVERASPQFTLGENYRSTPAMVEAVNAVFSQRLQPFVEDAIGFHGATAARNEGPPAILSGTQSLHWLFVGPEERRGKWTVTSQGTARQLIFAACVRHMAQQIRDGWEPRHMAVLVRTAAEGQAMAELLRAHDIPAVVSGMGNILQSAEMLELQLVLEAVASPRHEARVRAAMATHLWGSGAPEVQQMSQAGCEAEWDAVVASLTALRDTWVSHGFLQMTQELLAQRTVAERVLAFRDGDRRLTNLRHAVELLHHATVDESLNSEGILRWISQQRAERPREADISELRLETDADAVQILTIHKSKGLQFDLVYCPTLFRGRPTDTTQPLLVHEGGQVVFDHGSANRTAREQQAEVERLAEDCRLAYVALTRARFRTYVGWGAVGNTNSKVSGAWFSALAYLLSDQPGLDQQPTSDRPAAVAEWFRSDCTRYEAALQALVRRYPSHMALEMIDTLEPPVRLHAGTAPQAPHFAARLLPDTVPVRTRFDTFAVTSFTGLTAGAHAFTVAAPRDVDDVGVNTTQSVQALPRSDFRRFPAGRRAGTLLHTLFEHSRFDDTPALLRDRVAGELLREQIIADRIDDRVEAVAQMMHAVFTTPLPSWSFTLAQLSTDRARHEWEFLLPFADAESAFTRQAIALAFETHGGPDGVRYAAMLRQLGGARLHGFLTGFVDLVCEHDGKWYVIDWKSNQLGADPAAYGETSLQAVMDSSHYTLQYHLYLVALHRYLRTRLPHYDIDVHLGGAAYAFLRGFAPGASVSGHGWFTHRPPRALIEALSAVMDRRGRRESA, from the coding sequence ATGACACGCACCGCGGTTCCTGACAGAACACAGTTTGCGGTAGATACCAGCCCCTTTGCGCCCGGCGTATCGCTTGTGGAGGCCAGCGCCGGAACCGGCAAGACCTTCAACATCGCGATGAGCGTCATCCGGCTGCTGCTTGAAAAGGATGCGCACGGCGAACCGGTGGTGAAGGACATCGGCAACATTCTGGTGGTCACCTTTACCGTTGCCGCCACTGACGAATTGGTTGAGCGCATTCGGGGGTTGCTGCGGTGGGCCTACGACGTGTCGCATGGTCGCCCAACCAACGCACCGTACAATACGCAGCAGCTGTTGCTGCGCCTCTTCGATGGTCGCGAGGAATACGCGCAGCAGCGGCTCGCGCGTGCGCTGGCCGAGCTGGATACCCTGGCCGTATTCACGATCCACGGGTTCTGCAAGCGCATCCTTGACGAGTTCGCGCTGGAGAGCGGGACCGCTTTCGGAGCCACGCTGCTCGAGGATGAAGAGGCGTTGCTCCTGAACGCGTTGCAGGATTGGTGGCGCACGCGCTTCTACGCCGACGGCGCGTTGGCCGGCTACGCGGTACAGCGGAGTTGGCAGCCGGACACGTTTCTGTCGGACTATCGGCTCTGGGCACGCTTTCCGGATGTTCGCGTAGATCCCACCCCCGCCTTCGACGAGGCGCGTCAGCAGGCACAGGTGGCGATCGAGGCCTTTGCCGCCGTGTGGGACGAGCGCGCGTTCCGTTCGCTGGTGGCCGACATGGAGTGGACGCAGAAGTCCCCCTTCCACGACCCGGCGCAGTTCGACGAGCTCATGAGCCGGGCCGCCGAGGCGCAGGCAGGGCGCCTGGGGGCCGCCGAGGTTGTGGGCCGTGCACTCTGCGTGGAGTCGCTGCAGGACGTGGTGGCGAAACGCAGCAACGCACAAAAGGCGAAGCGCGACCAGATCGCGGAGTGGCCGGTGGCGCAGGCGGCATCACGACTTGGTGCAACGCTCGAGACGATGCAGCAAGCGGTGCGGGTAGACTGTCTGGGGCACGTGCGGGCGTGGCTCGTGGAGGAGAAGCGCCGGCGCAACCAAATGGGGTTCGACGATCTCCTCGAATCACTGAGTACGGTGCTTGCCGCGCAGGGGGCTGACGGGCTGCTGGCCACGGCCATCCGCTCGCAGTTCCACGCGGCCCTGATTGACGAATTTCAGGATACGGACATTCACCAGTTCCGTATCTTCGACACGGCGTTTGCCGGACGCCCCCTCTTCCTCATTGGCGACCCCAAGCAGGCCATTTACGCCTTTCGCGGGGCCGACGTGCATGCCTATCTCGCGGCGGTCGAACGCGCGTCTCCGCAGTTCACCCTTGGTGAGAACTATCGCAGCACGCCAGCCATGGTGGAGGCCGTCAATGCAGTCTTCTCGCAACGCCTGCAGCCGTTCGTAGAAGATGCCATTGGGTTTCACGGGGCCACGGCGGCGCGCAACGAAGGCCCGCCAGCCATCCTCTCCGGCACGCAGTCGTTGCACTGGCTCTTCGTGGGGCCCGAAGAGCGGCGCGGCAAGTGGACGGTTACGTCACAGGGAACGGCGCGCCAGTTGATCTTTGCGGCGTGCGTGCGACACATGGCCCAGCAGATCCGCGATGGTTGGGAGCCGCGCCACATGGCCGTGCTGGTGCGCACAGCCGCCGAAGGGCAGGCGATGGCCGAGCTGCTCCGCGCCCATGATATCCCCGCCGTCGTCTCGGGGATGGGAAACATCCTGCAGTCGGCAGAGATGCTGGAGTTGCAGCTGGTGCTGGAGGCGGTGGCCTCGCCCCGTCACGAGGCACGCGTGCGGGCCGCGATGGCCACGCATCTCTGGGGAAGCGGCGCGCCCGAGGTGCAGCAAATGTCGCAGGCAGGCTGTGAAGCGGAATGGGATGCGGTCGTCGCGTCGCTGACAGCGCTGCGCGATACATGGGTCTCGCATGGGTTTCTGCAGATGACACAGGAACTGCTGGCGCAGCGGACCGTGGCCGAGCGGGTGCTGGCCTTTCGGGATGGCGACCGTCGGCTGACCAATCTGCGGCATGCCGTGGAGCTGCTGCATCACGCCACCGTGGATGAATCGCTCAACAGTGAAGGGATCCTGCGCTGGATCAGCCAGCAGCGGGCCGAGCGTCCCCGTGAGGCGGACATCAGCGAGCTGCGTCTCGAGACAGATGCCGACGCGGTACAGATTCTCACGATTCACAAGAGCAAGGGGTTGCAGTTCGACCTCGTCTATTGTCCCACACTCTTCCGCGGTCGCCCAACCGATACCACCCAGCCGCTGTTGGTCCACGAAGGTGGACAGGTGGTCTTCGATCACGGCTCCGCCAACCGTACCGCACGGGAGCAACAGGCCGAGGTGGAACGGCTGGCCGAGGACTGTCGGCTGGCCTATGTCGCACTCACCCGTGCCCGATTTCGCACCTACGTGGGATGGGGGGCCGTGGGCAACACGAACAGCAAAGTGTCCGGCGCGTGGTTCTCGGCGCTCGCCTACTTGCTGTCGGATCAGCCGGGTCTTGATCAGCAGCCAACGTCTGACCGGCCGGCGGCAGTGGCCGAGTGGTTCCGGAGTGATTGCACGCGATACGAAGCGGCGCTGCAGGCGCTGGTCCGTCGGTATCCGTCACACATGGCCTTGGAAATGATCGATACGTTGGAACCGCCGGTTCGTCTGCACGCTGGTACTGCTCCGCAGGCGCCGCACTTTGCCGCGCGCCTGTTGCCGGACACGGTGCCCGTGCGAACACGCTTCGATACCTTCGCCGTGACCAGCTTTACCGGGCTCACGGCGGGCGCGCACGCATTCACGGTGGCCGCTCCACGGGATGTGGACGACGTGGGCGTCAACACCACGCAGAGTGTGCAGGCCCTGCCACGCTCGGATTTCCGGAGGTTCCCGGCGGGGCGCCGTGCGGGAACCCTGTTGCATACGCTATTCGAACACTCGCGCTTTGACGACACCCCCGCGCTGTTGCGTGATCGGGTGGCCGGGGAACTGCTGCGTGAACAGATCATTGCCGATCGCATCGACGACCGGGTGGAGGCGGTGGCGCAGATGATGCACGCCGTCTTCACCACTCCGCTGCCATCGTGGTCCTTCACGCTGGCGCAACTCTCAACCGACCGCGCTCGGCACGAATGGGAATTTCTGTTGCCCTTTGCCGATGCCGAATCGGCGTTTACACGGCAAGCCATCGCGTTGGCATTCGAGACACACGGCGGGCCGGATGGTGTGCGCTATGCGGCCATGTTGCGACAGCTCGGGGGCGCCCGACTGCACGGGTTCCTCACCGGATTCGTCGATCTGGTGTGTGAGCACGACGGTAAATGGTACGTGATCGACTGGAAGTCCAACCAGCTGGGAGCCGATCCTGCCGCGTATGGTGAGACCTCGCTGCAGGCGGTCATGGATTCGAGCCACTATACCTTGCAGTACCATCTGTATCTCGTGGCACTGCACCGGTACCTGCGGACGCGACTACCGCACTACGACATCGATGTGCATCTCGGGGGAGCCGCGTACGCCTTTCTGCGGGGCTTTGCGCCCGGTGCGTCGGTCAGTGGCCACGGGTGGTTCACGCACCGCCCGCCGCGAGCCCTGATCGAAGCGTTGAGTGCCGTGATGGATCGTCGCGGTCGGCGGGAGAGCGCATGA
- a CDS encoding exodeoxyribonuclease V subunit gamma yields the protein MTQLAIITGDSPATLLARMEQELAAVPLPPFDDEWIVVQSLGMERWVRQQLALRQGCAASLVMPFPAAFCRRLAVGLQRDTQFATGDGITIDVRYEEQALVWRLFALLQDPALLAHDIYEPLRAFLEGATDAKRYGLARRIAARFDEYRLYRPDVLVGWEEGRNDLTQNVHEPWQASLWRELLGAERPSHFARWFLSTIERLEEIGERPQGLPERVSVFGVSTLPPLFVRLLRAVARFVPVTFYVLLPDANSWKAGASGHPLFERFGQSSRDLLTTLLSPDAQGESPHTEHVATPRHTGASHLLQQLQSGLRTATVTPLAMATDDRSLTVHVCHSPMRELEVLRDQLLDAFANDATLRPHDVLVMAPDVEQYAPLMEAIFGHARSRNAEERPSIPFRVADRTMARESAPARAVSTLLTLVHARLTASEVLELLSQPLVREAAGMTAAQVDQVTGWIEQAAIRWGYDGSARASRHGVPPFEENSWRNGLDRLLAGYAAGRTEALVNGVLPVAGDLVGDTDLLGTFVAWIEQLFGQVDALQADRPLVDWTRALRECLAWLVASDDANERAAIDLVGQQLERLGELATGRPDGRAALFAADQSVTFEVVRDWVLDALASDEHTSGFLTGGLTLCAMKPMRAIPHRIIAMLGLDDRAYPRRLRRAAFDIMASDIRLGDRDPRADDRQLVLDTIMSAGDRLLLSYVGRSQKNNAELAPSIVVAELLDQLDLMCPGPVLPSQHLRVLHRLQPFSPDYFAQPEGGDTRLFSFDAHLAASVAGSAIRHDAPPFLPALPPARTLARDWQRGAEPLLELTIDDLVDTWLNPAKVYCKRVLQLTVAADDTLVEDVEPMAMDGLLRYQLQQEMLDRALHARRDLPRELALAVAGGALPAGALGAEWYERLRSELAPLLHRVGTPRFLDPLVVDVAGSDWVLRGHLGNQLPHEQWRVRAAKLNVKDKARAWIAHVVRCAATSPVTTRVMARDKELLLPPLTNAMQQLDFLVQGVRAVQTTPLPYFIEAAGAYRDKVRKGEPGIPAAAVAFAKDDDFGRGDIADPYVQLLWRGWNPVEECAEQFSALADGFWSTFDEVAGS from the coding sequence ATGACGCAATTGGCCATAATCACGGGTGACTCGCCAGCCACGCTGCTGGCACGAATGGAACAGGAGCTGGCGGCCGTCCCCCTGCCCCCGTTCGACGACGAATGGATCGTGGTGCAGTCGCTCGGCATGGAGCGGTGGGTTCGGCAGCAGCTGGCATTGCGCCAAGGGTGTGCGGCTTCGCTGGTCATGCCCTTTCCGGCCGCCTTCTGCCGGCGTCTGGCCGTTGGCCTCCAGCGCGACACGCAGTTCGCCACCGGTGATGGCATCACGATCGATGTCCGCTATGAAGAACAGGCCCTCGTTTGGCGCCTGTTTGCGCTGTTGCAAGACCCCGCGCTCCTGGCGCACGACATCTACGAGCCCTTGCGGGCCTTCCTCGAGGGGGCCACGGACGCGAAACGCTACGGACTGGCGCGGCGTATTGCAGCCCGCTTCGACGAGTACCGGTTGTATCGCCCGGATGTGCTCGTGGGTTGGGAGGAGGGGCGCAACGATCTCACGCAGAACGTGCACGAGCCGTGGCAGGCGTCGCTGTGGCGGGAACTGCTCGGGGCCGAACGGCCGTCGCACTTTGCCCGCTGGTTTCTAAGCACCATCGAACGTCTCGAGGAGATCGGCGAGCGTCCGCAGGGACTCCCGGAACGTGTTTCCGTGTTCGGCGTGTCCACGCTCCCGCCGCTGTTCGTGCGTCTGCTGCGGGCGGTCGCCCGCTTTGTTCCCGTGACGTTCTATGTGCTGCTCCCGGATGCGAACAGCTGGAAGGCGGGGGCTTCCGGCCATCCGTTGTTCGAGCGGTTCGGGCAATCGTCCCGCGATCTGCTGACCACCCTGCTGTCCCCCGACGCGCAGGGGGAGTCACCGCATACGGAGCACGTCGCCACACCGCGACACACCGGCGCTTCTCACCTGCTGCAGCAGTTGCAGAGCGGACTGCGCACCGCCACGGTCACGCCGTTGGCCATGGCCACCGATGATCGATCGTTGACCGTGCATGTCTGTCATTCGCCCATGCGGGAGCTTGAGGTGCTTCGCGATCAGCTGCTCGATGCCTTCGCGAACGACGCAACCCTGCGTCCGCACGATGTGCTCGTGATGGCACCGGATGTTGAGCAGTACGCGCCGCTGATGGAAGCAATCTTCGGGCACGCCCGTTCCCGGAATGCCGAGGAGCGCCCCAGCATCCCGTTCCGGGTGGCCGACCGCACAATGGCCCGTGAGTCCGCACCAGCACGGGCCGTGAGTACGTTGCTCACGCTTGTTCATGCGCGTCTGACCGCCAGTGAAGTGCTGGAGTTGCTGTCCCAGCCTCTCGTTCGCGAGGCAGCTGGCATGACGGCCGCGCAGGTGGATCAGGTTACCGGCTGGATTGAACAGGCCGCCATTCGCTGGGGCTACGATGGCAGCGCACGCGCCTCGCGACACGGTGTGCCGCCCTTTGAGGAAAACAGCTGGCGCAACGGACTCGATCGCCTGTTGGCCGGATATGCCGCGGGGCGTACGGAGGCGTTGGTGAATGGTGTCCTGCCCGTTGCGGGGGATCTTGTCGGCGACACCGACCTCTTGGGCACGTTCGTCGCGTGGATCGAGCAGCTCTTTGGGCAGGTGGATGCCCTGCAGGCGGATCGCCCGCTTGTGGATTGGACACGGGCACTACGTGAATGTCTCGCGTGGCTGGTGGCATCTGACGACGCCAACGAACGCGCCGCCATCGATCTGGTTGGGCAACAGCTGGAACGTTTGGGTGAACTCGCCACCGGCCGCCCCGATGGCCGCGCTGCACTCTTTGCTGCCGATCAGTCGGTGACGTTTGAGGTGGTGCGCGATTGGGTGCTCGATGCACTGGCCAGTGATGAACACACCAGCGGATTCCTCACGGGAGGACTCACGCTTTGCGCCATGAAGCCCATGCGGGCCATCCCGCATCGCATCATCGCCATGCTCGGACTTGATGATCGGGCCTACCCACGCCGGTTGCGTCGCGCCGCCTTTGACATCATGGCCTCGGACATTCGGCTGGGTGACCGCGATCCGCGTGCCGACGATCGCCAATTGGTGCTCGACACCATCATGAGCGCCGGAGACCGACTGCTGCTGTCCTACGTGGGCCGATCGCAGAAGAACAACGCGGAGCTTGCGCCCAGCATTGTAGTGGCCGAGCTGCTCGATCAGCTCGATCTCATGTGCCCGGGGCCCGTGCTCCCTTCGCAACATCTGCGTGTGCTGCATCGACTGCAGCCATTCAGCCCGGACTATTTTGCGCAGCCCGAGGGAGGGGATACGCGCCTGTTCAGCTTTGATGCCCACCTTGCCGCAAGTGTCGCCGGCAGCGCCATCCGGCATGATGCCCCGCCATTTCTTCCTGCGCTGCCGCCGGCCCGTACACTCGCGCGCGACTGGCAGCGTGGTGCTGAGCCACTGCTGGAACTGACCATCGACGATCTCGTGGACACCTGGCTCAACCCGGCCAAGGTGTACTGCAAGCGTGTCCTGCAATTGACGGTCGCCGCCGATGACACGCTGGTGGAAGATGTCGAGCCCATGGCCATGGATGGGCTGCTTCGCTATCAGCTCCAACAGGAGATGCTCGACCGGGCCTTGCACGCTCGTCGCGACCTCCCCCGCGAGCTGGCGCTGGCGGTCGCCGGTGGCGCCTTGCCGGCCGGCGCGTTGGGGGCGGAGTGGTACGAGCGGTTGCGGAGTGAGCTGGCGCCCCTGCTGCACCGCGTGGGGACCCCGCGATTTCTTGATCCGCTGGTCGTGGATGTTGCCGGCAGCGACTGGGTGCTCCGTGGTCACCTCGGGAATCAGTTGCCCCACGAACAGTGGCGCGTGCGCGCGGCCAAGTTGAACGTCAAAGACAAAGCGCGGGCATGGATTGCCCACGTCGTCCGCTGTGCCGCGACCTCGCCGGTAACCACCCGCGTGATGGCGCGGGATAAAGAGTTGCTGCTGCCGCCGCTCACGAACGCCATGCAGCAGCTCGACTTTCTGGTGCAGGGTGTGCGCGCGGTGCAGACCACGCCGCTCCCCTATTTCATCGAGGCGGCCGGTGCCTACCGCGACAAGGTGCGGAAAGGCGAACCGGGTATTCCGGCTGCCGCAGTTGCCTTCGCCAAGGACGATGATTTCGGACGCGGCGATATTGCCGATCCCTACGTGCAGCTCCTCTGGCGCGGATGGAACCCGGTGGAAGAGTGCGCCGAGCAATTCAGTGCCCTGGCCGATGGGTTCTGGTCCACCTTCGATGAGGTGGCCGGCTCATGA
- a CDS encoding hybrid sensor histidine kinase/response regulator has protein sequence MSLNAATPPSDDAGHVSPSSVAVIALLQQQLEEAQRLAGIGSWSWDLDSGSVTWSRETYRILGIDPATPPSFEAVLALAVDATRQEQFLAMVHAALRGEREYDFEVPAKLGSGRVITIHTRGSVERASDGTPLRMVGTMQDVTAMRAAEATLREREAQFRTLAESSPTGVFQTNTAGHTVYANQRLLHWFDLSLEQFAAGEWFSRVHPEDLPTVTELSMRTRDRFEPFDAEYRIVVHGHIRWLRVRSEPFVDGDGVSRLGHIGSVLDTSAERFAAEERTRLQSQLQQARRLESLGLLAGGIAHDFNNLLVGILANASLARDDLPLEHSGREALDDIAHAAQRAADLTRQLLAYAGRARVERRQVALPALVAELPKVLGARVPSQIAFTVAATEPLLVDGDETQLRQIILNLVTNAVDALGSSEGRIELRVASRECTAADLQRCLLGRDRTPGRYAVVTVQDTGAGMSAEVQERMFDPFYTTKRSGRGLGLAATLGALNSHLGAILVESTVGIGTTIHVLLPVSVRQGTPESVPAIPDTNYVGSGTVLLVDDDASARSAALRILSRAGYDVREAENGADAIVQYETLAPPPRCIVLDLSMPIMSGDECLHVLRARGSTVPVLMSSGYDADDVAGHLVEPGSVHFLQKPYTAGALLKAVGELIGPS, from the coding sequence ATGTCTCTGAATGCAGCAACGCCGCCGTCGGACGACGCCGGTCATGTTTCCCCGTCCTCTGTGGCGGTCATCGCACTGCTCCAGCAACAGCTCGAAGAGGCGCAGCGCCTCGCCGGGATTGGTAGCTGGAGCTGGGATTTGGATTCCGGCTCGGTAACCTGGTCGCGCGAGACCTATCGCATATTGGGCATCGATCCGGCAACGCCCCCGTCTTTTGAGGCGGTACTGGCACTCGCGGTCGATGCCACTCGGCAAGAGCAGTTTCTGGCCATGGTCCATGCCGCACTGCGCGGCGAGCGGGAGTACGATTTCGAGGTTCCGGCCAAGCTCGGTAGTGGTCGTGTCATCACCATCCACACCCGTGGATCGGTAGAGCGTGCCTCGGATGGCACACCGCTTCGCATGGTGGGCACCATGCAGGATGTGACCGCCATGCGTGCGGCCGAAGCCACGCTGCGTGAACGCGAGGCGCAGTTCAGAACGCTCGCGGAGTCGTCCCCTACCGGTGTGTTCCAGACGAATACCGCTGGGCATACGGTCTATGCCAACCAGCGACTGCTACACTGGTTCGACTTGAGTCTGGAGCAATTCGCCGCGGGGGAGTGGTTTTCCAGAGTGCATCCGGAAGACCTGCCCACGGTCACGGAGCTCTCCATGCGCACCCGTGACCGGTTCGAGCCGTTCGATGCGGAGTATCGCATTGTGGTGCACGGCCACATCCGCTGGCTGCGCGTACGCTCGGAACCTTTCGTTGATGGTGATGGTGTCTCGCGGCTTGGACATATCGGTTCCGTGCTCGACACGAGCGCCGAACGCTTTGCCGCCGAGGAGCGCACGCGATTGCAGTCGCAGTTGCAGCAGGCTCGGCGCCTGGAATCCCTGGGACTACTGGCGGGCGGAATTGCGCACGACTTCAACAATTTGCTGGTAGGCATTCTGGCCAACGCCTCCCTCGCGCGCGACGACCTCCCGCTCGAGCACTCCGGCCGCGAGGCGTTGGATGATATTGCCCACGCCGCACAGCGGGCCGCGGACCTGACGCGCCAGCTGCTCGCGTATGCAGGGCGGGCCCGCGTAGAACGCCGTCAGGTGGCGTTGCCGGCGCTAGTCGCGGAACTCCCCAAAGTGCTCGGGGCACGCGTGCCATCGCAAATCGCGTTTACAGTCGCGGCGACGGAGCCACTGCTGGTCGATGGTGACGAAACGCAGCTCCGACAGATTATTCTGAACCTTGTGACCAACGCGGTCGACGCCCTGGGGTCGAGTGAAGGGCGGATTGAGCTCCGCGTTGCCTCACGGGAATGCACGGCGGCTGACTTGCAGCGATGCTTGTTGGGGCGGGACCGTACGCCCGGGCGGTATGCCGTGGTCACCGTGCAGGACACCGGTGCGGGTATGAGCGCCGAGGTGCAGGAACGGATGTTCGACCCGTTCTACACCACCAAACGCAGCGGGCGCGGGCTCGGGCTGGCGGCTACGCTGGGTGCGTTGAACAGCCATCTGGGCGCAATTCTGGTGGAGTCTACCGTTGGCATCGGGACCACCATTCACGTGCTGCTGCCGGTGAGCGTGAGACAAGGGACGCCGGAAAGTGTTCCGGCGATCCCCGACACCAACTACGTCGGCAGTGGCACCGTGTTGCTGGTGGACGACGATGCCAGTGCCCGGTCGGCCGCCCTCCGTATTCTTTCGCGCGCCGGGTACGACGTACGTGAAGCCGAGAACGGCGCCGACGCGATTGTCCAGTACGAAACGCTGGCGCCGCCTCCACGGTGTATCGTGCTGGACCTCTCGATGCCCATCATGAGCGGCGACGAATGCCTGCATGTGTTGCGGGCACGGGGGAGTACGGTACCGGTCCTCATGTCGAGTGGGTACGACGCCGACGATGTGGCGGGGCATCTGGTGGAGCCGGGGTCCGTGCACTTTCTGCAAAAGCCCTACACCGCAGGCGCCCTGCTGAAGGCGGTTGGCGAACTCATTGGCCCCAGCTAG